TCTATCTCAAGGCACGACCCTTCCGGCTGGCACCGTGATTATTACCGGTACACCAGCGGGAGTGGGTATGGGCAGAAAGCCCAGGGAGACCCTTGAGCATGGTGATGAATTCAGGGTGGAGATCCTGCCGCACATTGGTACACTCGTCAGCACATTCCAAAATGAATAGCGATCAGCTGCAGCCTTCAAGGCCACCAAGCGCTGAATTGAATGAGAAACTACATGTTACACACACACATTTCGAAATCACACAAGAGTACTAGGTCTTACGTAGATTTCATAACTGAGGTATTATGACTTGCTGACGATAGTGTCATAAAAATCTGCTGCGCCTTGAAGGAAGAAAGTTTTATGCTGCATGTAAGTACATATACTGGCCTGTAGATATCAAATTTCCAACCCATCAATGATTCAGTTGGTATAAGACTTAAAAAATGAAAAAGACAAAAAAAGAACAATAATCATCTACAGTATGCATATAAAGCGATGCAGGATTCATTCCACCCAATCTGTTATACATGGTCTAATTTGGTCTTTATTACTTGTCGTCCAATTTGATGTACTATTTGGCTCAATCTAACTATCCAGCAGAGGGGGGACCTTCTCAACAAGATACTCAACGATAGCATCTGGTCCTCGTTCAACCTGCAATCCGGTTGGGATCGCGTGCAGCTTGATGTCAGGCACGATAGACTTGGCCAAAGAGTGGATTTGCTGAGCTTCCTCGGGAGACCACATAGAGGCAGAGAACTGGTTAAAGCAAGGTTAGGGTAAGCTCTGAGTCATTTGGCCCACTTACCAAAACGTTGGGCTTGTGCTCAGTGACCTTGGGGATCACCTCATCAATACCTAGCCAATACGTTAGTAAAATACGAGGGACGCTTCGTCAGCCAACTCACTCTGACAGTTGTCGACGTGAATAATGTCATAGTCATCTTGGAGCTCGGTGATCAAGCGACCAATAAGACGCTTTGCACGTTCTGGCGCGGTGTTGACAGTAACAAGTCTAAATGGTCCTTTTCTTATGGTCATTGTGGCGGTGTCTGCTTAACTTGCGTGCGAAATGCTGCTTGCGATGAAGTACGAAGTATAGGCGTGATGTGAATATATATACCTACACTTGGTTGCTTAACACGGGTATACTTTGACCCACCTCTGCGTGGCTTTTCCGGAGATGCCGGGTTGTCGCCGAAAATCGCCGTTACGAGGCTGGTTCGTAGACATGATCGGAACTTCCGGGCTGCGAAAGGCATTTGGCTTTTTTCTCAGCTGCTAATACTCCAGTCCTGGACTAAGAGAAGTTATAACGAATTCAGAGGCCAGCTGAGCAAATTCACTCTACCAGCAATATGTTATCGCCGTCAGTTAAGGATAAGAATCAGATTCCATAAAGACCTAACACAAAGTTTACTTTCCCTCTTGGTACACCCCTTTAACCGACCCCTCGAGCGCTGCCTTGACGAAGTCTTCAAACTTGACATATTCGAAATCTGGGTATAGTTCCTTGCCGTCAAGATACCCCAATTATCGGGCATAATCCGGCGTGTTGTCTCCGCGAATACCCCAAGACAATAGAAGCTGGGCGGTAGATAGATGGCTAAAGGTGGCCTGGCTTGTTGGATTGGCTTCAAGATTGGATCAAGCTTCTTCAACACGCGACTTGATCTCTCCTTCCGTGATCTACAAAATGGAATATTAGTTTGGACTGCGTTTCTTTGCTTTCATATCTAACCAGAAAAAGTGGCCAATTGTGGGCACCAGGAGGGGAGACAAACGTATTTACGCTCCAGATTCTCGCCACTGAGCTTCTCTACGAGGTCATAAACCTGATTCCCGGTGTAGACTTCGTTGTAGACATGAACCTTCTTATTCAGTGTGCGCGGATCTGAGATGATCCTGGCAACGTATCCGCCGATGTCCCTGATGTCGGCAAGTGCACTTGGAACATTTCCATCGACGCCAAGCCGTGGCTCGGAATTGTATACGGGCAGGGCAAAATCTGGGCGACCATATGGAAGTCGAGGCAAGGTGAGTTGGTACCACCAGCCAGCATCAATATACGTGTAAGGGAGGCGAATCTTCTGAATGTAGTTGAGATTTTCTTCCTTCTGTAGGATGTGTTAGCATCTGGAGACAAACCAGCATTGAGGATGCCCCTGGCCCTTCTTCTAACCGGCCATTACCTTCTCACGAAAATCCACAACTCCCCTTGGAGGAATCACGGCCATAAAGGCAGACTGAATAAACCGCCTGACGCCCGCGCGTTTTGCAGCATCGGCAAGAGGGATCTCGTCGGCGAGACTAGCAAAGTATATAGCGGAAATTACCACATTGATGCCAAAAAGAATACGAACGAGTTCATCCTGAGGGCCCTTCAAGTCAACGGCGACCACGTTGACTCCACGGTCCTTTAGCTCCATGTAagcctgcttctcgagggACTCGGGGCGAGCCAGAGCAGTAACTTCCTGTGCAACGAATATTCAGCAACTACTCAAACTTTTGTAAAGTACGGACTGCCAACGGGGAATTGACGAAAAAATTTGGTTATCGGCGATTCAAGGAGACCATCCACGATTGAGGCTCCGGTTTCTCTAGTAGAACCGACGACAGCAACTTTGATGGATGACATGGCGACTTTGAGAGAGGTGTCCGAGTGAGTTGTGCGCGCACTTGTTAGAATGACATGaaaaagatttttttaataacAGCTTAGAGCATTTGGTGGAGGGAGACGTGGCTAATGTAGAGGCTCGATCTCCGAAATCTTGGCAGCCAATGATAAATAACTTTCAATTACAAATCAGCGAGGAATATGTATTCCGCCTCTGGCCCATTGAAATGGAGACCTCTTAATAATCATGGTCCTATAACTCACTTGACACGGAGAAAATAACTTTCGATTTCATTCTTTTCATCCTTCAAGATTACTAACCTGTGGCTCGATAATTGCTAATGTTCTACGGGTGGTCTTTTCCATTGGCGTATAACCTCTAGATCAACAGCAACCAGGGACGCCAACTCATTGTCATGAAGCTCCCCTCCGCCAACATGTCAACCTCTTTGGCACGAGTTACCGAGCATGTGTAGATCGCCTGAAACCGCGTGCCTGCTCCACCTCTAGAAACCCTGGCTACATTTGCCCGATCGGCAAAAGGATGGATGTTTCTTAGACAAACTCTCTTGCGGGTGTTTTAGCCTCAAACAAACGGTTCAGCTCGTCAAAGGACTTGCCCTTTGTCTCAGGAACCACAAAGTAAGCGAGTAACGAGAGGAACACGCTGGGAACCAAGAAGCAAAGTGCTGCCTTCGGGCCAAGGTTGAGTTCTTCGGCGTTGAGCAGATAGGGAATGCCAACAGAAGACGCCAGACTGAGGAGCGAGTTGACTCCGGCGGCAATCGACGTTGTCTTGGCGCGTAGGCGCAGAGAAGACATCTCTCCCGTGATAGTCCATCCCACCGCTCCGAGAGAGAGGAAATATAGAATGTtccagatgatggagaatgCTGCTAGGCTGTTTCCATTTGCGGTAGTTCCCACACctttgaagcccaagacggcgatggctgCCAGGCACGGAAGCATGCCAAAGGGGCCACCGAGGAACTGCGTCCGCCGTCCGACCTTTTCGATCAAGATAAATGCCACAAGAACTGCAATCATtccgaggaagaaagagaCAACGGTAATGACAAAGGGACTCTTCAGTCCCGAGAGGGTGAGGAAATAGGCGAGGTAGCCGCCGCAGAGTTGGTAGCCGGCAAGTTGCTGCATAATGAGTGGCAGGCATGCCAAGAGTGTACGTCGTAGATTGCTACCGCGAAAGCATTCCAAGTAAGAAGGTGAAGACTGGGAGGATTCCTTCTCGTACGCCAGGGTCTGTGTGACGGTCTCAATATCCAGATCCACGTTATAGTCGGGCTCGCTCTTTCGAAGTGTTAAGAGAGCATGTCTAGccttgtcgatcttgccgTTTCTGATAAGATAGTATGGCGATTCCGGAACGAAGAAAACGAACGAGACAAGGCAAATTACTCCCATGCCGTACTGCGAAACAACGGCGGTCTTCCAAGACCATGCGTTGTCGATCCTGCTCGTTCCCTCCAAGACGCAACTTGCTAGAAAGGAGCCCAACATGATCCAGAATTGGAAGAGAGCCAGCATAAAACCTCGGAGTTGCTGAGGGACGAGTTCGGAGACATAGGTTGGTGTACAGGCCCACATAGAACCCGTGGCCCATCCCATGAACAATTTGGCAACAACCCAGACCTTCCAGTTAGGTGACACCAGTTCTATAGTGGTGCCGATAGTAGTGAAACTATTATAGATTAATCAGCGTGTCTATCCGCCAACTGATGGCATTACTCACGCAATAAAGACGTAGAAAAGAATCTGACGACCAAACTTGTCATTTCCCAGGCCTGCTGCAAAGGCACCGAGAAAGGCTGCGCTAAACTGGACAATGGTCCAGACTAGCTGCTGGCTCGCTGGCAGCGTCCACGCTCCGGTATGGGAATGGTAAACCCCAAAGGATTTAACGTATTCCTTATTAGCGATGATGGAGCCGATGAGGGTCAGGCCGAACCCGACGAGGACGGCAGCGGAAGAACAAGCGGTGGCTATGAGACTTGTCAGCATTGAACGAAACAGAGAGGGGTTAAGGAAAGGCACCCGCAAGAACAGACTGGCGACACTTCTTCAAGTACCCTAGCTGTTCTGCCTAAGATGAATGGTGGTCGATGCTAACAACTTGGGAGGATCCCGGCTTGTCGTTCTCAAAGCCTTCCATTTCAatctcgttcttcttgtccatggTGTCTGGTAGTGTAATGCAGGCAGGAAAGTGTGGTGACTCGAGGATGGGTCAAGTATCTGGTCGACGGTGTCAAGGGAGGCCTGCCGGATATATATGGTGATTCGGATAGCTGGTTGTTAATTGACATGGCCTTCCCTGTGGCCCGCCCAGAATGAAATCTGGGGGAGAAGATTACAGACGGGGTCTGGACGCTAGGTAGTGGATGGAGGAATCCATATTCCGACCAAATCAAAACTCCTCCCTACCCACACCATCGATCTAGTCCCTTGAAGGGTGGCGCCATCTTTGTGTTATCTGAACCAGCCTGCCTTATCACTCGTCTGATTGGGAGAAGTGCAACTTCTGAATATGGTTCACGATAGCAAAATCCGAACATTGACTAGGTAGAGTGACGGCTACGGAGCCAGGGAACAGTCCACGATCCAAACCTCGGTCAAGATTGGACCGGGCCCTATAG
This genomic interval from Fusarium keratoplasticum isolate Fu6.1 chromosome 9, whole genome shotgun sequence contains the following:
- a CDS encoding High-affinity glucose transporter HXT2: MDKKNEIEMEGFENDKPGSSQVKCRQSVLAATACSSAAVLVGFGLTLIGSIIANKEYVKSFGVYHSHTGAWTLPASQQLVWTIVQFSAAFLGAFAAGLGNDKFGRQILFYVFIAFTTIGTTIELVSPNWKVWVVAKLFMGWATGSMWACTPTYVSELVPQQLRGFMLALFQFWIMLGSFLASCVLEGTSRIDNAWSWKTAVVSQYGMGVICLVSFVFFVPESPYYLIRNGKIDKARHALLTLRKSEPDYNVDLDIETVTQTLAYEKESSQSSPSYLECFRGSNLRRTLLACLPLIMQQLAGYQLCGGYLAYFLTLSGLKSPFVITVVSFFLGMIAVLVAFILIEKVGRRTQFLGGPFGMLPCLAAIAVLGFKGVGTTANGNSLAAFSIIWNILYFLSLGAVGWTITGEMSSLRLRAKTTSIAAGVNSLLSLASSVGIPYLLNAEELNLGPKAALCFLVPSVFLSLLAYFVVPETKGKSFDELNRLFEAKTPAREFV
- a CDS encoding NmrA domain-containing protein, with the protein product MSSIKVAVVGSTRETGASIVDGLLESPITKFFRQFPEVTALARPESLEKQAYMELKDRGVNVVAVDLKGPQDELVRILFGINVVISAIYFASLADEIPLADAAKRAGVRRFIQSAFMAVIPPRGVVDFREKKEENLNYIQKIRLPYTYIDAGWWYQLTLPRLPYGRPDFALPVYNSEPRLGVDGNVPSALADIRDIGGYVARIISDPRTLNKKVHVYNEVYTGNQVYDLVEKLSGENLERKYITEGEIKSRVEEA